One genomic segment of Burkholderia multivorans ATCC BAA-247 includes these proteins:
- a CDS encoding carboxymuconolactone decarboxylase family protein, which translates to MSKRLDYNQIAPAGVKALGGVYGYVMQSGLSPVLVDLVYLRVSQINNCAYCLDMHTRDLLKKGVKIEKLALVQAWREAGNLFDERERAALAWAESVTLVATTGVPDDAFEAARAVFSERELVDLTIAASLMNTYNRMAISFRNTPQAVLEQ; encoded by the coding sequence ATGAGCAAGCGTCTCGATTACAACCAGATTGCGCCCGCGGGAGTGAAAGCGCTCGGCGGCGTCTACGGTTATGTGATGCAGAGCGGGCTGTCGCCAGTGCTCGTCGATCTCGTCTATCTGCGCGTGTCGCAGATCAACAACTGCGCGTACTGCCTCGACATGCATACGCGCGACCTGCTGAAGAAGGGCGTGAAGATCGAAAAGCTCGCGCTCGTGCAGGCGTGGCGAGAGGCCGGCAATCTGTTCGACGAGCGTGAGCGTGCGGCACTCGCGTGGGCGGAGTCCGTCACGCTGGTCGCGACGACCGGCGTACCGGACGACGCATTCGAAGCGGCACGTGCGGTATTCAGCGAGCGCGAGCTCGTCGATCTCACGATCGCAGCGAGCCTGATGAACACGTACAACCGGATGGCGATCAGCTTCCGCAACACGCCGCAGGCCGTGCTGGAGCAGTGA
- a CDS encoding MFS transporter, translating into MQIMGKEAVRPERRWTVLLLLALGLMISFVDRTSMSAALADHRFVAHFALTNVERGWLGSAMFWSYGLLQMPMGWLVDRYGVKWPYSVCFLLWCLAAAATGLVTTLSALILVRLVIGAAEAVVVPATYRYLADHFDETRKGTALGIYSIGGKMGPALGAPLAAWLIAASSWNAMFVITGLAGLVWLLPWQMLLPNDFPSRAELAAAKRRAASVPLGNLLASPVVWGGLITNFCYSYFAFYCMTWMPAYLVEQRGLSLRQSGLYTFFSFAGIALVAALAGWAADRLIARGHDAVLVRKSFIVAGFVGGTTVLFGAYAPSLQSALFWNVTSLSLVGLVTANNLALVKLTLIPKPAVGLNTGLQQVATSLAGGVSASLSGWLLHVGHSYTLPMAAIFGFLLLGATSTVVLLRRKWAPKIKESGCEEPQDGRGAQAYANKSVR; encoded by the coding sequence GTGCAGATCATGGGAAAGGAAGCAGTGCGGCCTGAGCGCCGGTGGACCGTTCTGCTGCTGCTCGCGCTGGGGCTGATGATTTCGTTCGTCGACCGCACGAGCATGTCGGCGGCGCTCGCGGATCATCGGTTCGTCGCGCACTTCGCGCTGACGAACGTCGAGCGCGGCTGGCTCGGTTCCGCCATGTTCTGGTCGTACGGCCTACTGCAGATGCCGATGGGCTGGCTCGTCGACCGCTACGGCGTGAAATGGCCTTACTCCGTGTGCTTCTTGCTGTGGTGTCTTGCGGCCGCGGCCACTGGCCTCGTCACCACGCTATCCGCATTGATCCTCGTGCGTCTCGTGATCGGCGCAGCGGAAGCCGTGGTCGTGCCCGCCACCTATCGGTATCTGGCGGACCATTTCGACGAGACCCGCAAGGGCACGGCGCTCGGCATCTATTCGATCGGCGGCAAGATGGGACCGGCGCTCGGCGCGCCGCTCGCCGCGTGGCTGATTGCGGCCAGTTCCTGGAATGCGATGTTCGTGATCACGGGGCTCGCGGGACTGGTATGGCTGCTGCCGTGGCAGATGCTGCTGCCCAACGACTTCCCGTCGCGAGCAGAACTGGCGGCGGCAAAGCGTCGGGCGGCATCGGTGCCACTCGGCAACCTGCTGGCGAGCCCGGTGGTCTGGGGCGGCCTCATCACCAATTTCTGCTACAGCTATTTCGCGTTCTACTGCATGACCTGGATGCCGGCGTATCTCGTCGAACAACGGGGACTTTCGCTGCGGCAGTCGGGGCTCTATACGTTTTTCAGCTTTGCCGGCATTGCGCTGGTGGCTGCGTTGGCGGGATGGGCCGCGGATCGGCTGATCGCGCGCGGCCATGACGCGGTACTGGTCCGCAAGTCGTTCATCGTCGCCGGGTTCGTCGGCGGTACGACCGTGCTTTTCGGCGCATATGCGCCGTCGCTGCAGTCGGCGCTGTTCTGGAACGTCACTTCACTTTCGCTGGTGGGGCTCGTCACCGCAAACAATCTTGCGCTGGTCAAGCTCACGTTGATTCCCAAGCCGGCGGTGGGCCTGAACACGGGTCTGCAGCAAGTGGCGACCAGCCTCGCGGGCGGGGTGTCGGCGAGCCTGTCGGGCTGGCTCTTGCATGTAGGCCACAGTTACACGTTGCCGATGGCGGCGATTTTCGGGTTCCTGTTGCTCGGCGCGACGAGCACGGTGGTGCTGCTGCGGCGCAAGTGGGCGCCGAAGATCAAGGAAAGCGGATGTGAGGAGCCGCAGGACGGGCGGGGCGCACAGGCTTATGCGAACAAAAGCGTCCGCTAG
- a CDS encoding MFS transporter yields MRTKASASRLLAQFLAARAGAISAQQMLMLAVSWHMYELTLSAWYLGLVGLFQFVPGLGTTFLAGHCADRLHRGRIVAACLVGQAVVAAVLAAATTTQVVTRDLLLALSLLLGAIRPFQMAGQQALLPMLVPQNLLARAMALSTVVQQVCVIVGPALGGLLFATGINALYLTCATLFCTSAVMYALIRYEYVAPPREPVTTDSVLAGLRFVWSHPLLLGGISLDLFAVLFGGATALLPVYAKELLHVGPQGLGLLRSAPAVGALAVGLVLSRRAIGNGVGKKLLVAVATYGVCIAAFGLSRSFLLSLALLAVSGAADTVSVVVRQTLIQLETPDRMRGRVAAVNTLFVGASNQLGEFESGLSATALGPVASVVAGGCATVLVSIAWSRFFRPLAERDTLHGGSGTT; encoded by the coding sequence ATGCGAACAAAAGCGTCCGCTAGTCGTCTGCTGGCCCAGTTCCTCGCTGCGCGAGCGGGCGCCATCAGCGCGCAGCAGATGCTGATGCTTGCCGTCAGCTGGCACATGTATGAGCTGACGCTGAGTGCGTGGTATCTCGGGCTGGTGGGCCTGTTTCAGTTTGTTCCGGGCCTAGGCACCACGTTCCTCGCCGGCCACTGTGCGGACCGCCTGCACCGCGGGCGGATCGTGGCTGCGTGTCTCGTCGGGCAGGCCGTGGTTGCCGCCGTGCTCGCCGCGGCGACGACGACACAGGTCGTTACACGCGATCTGCTGCTGGCACTGTCTCTCTTACTGGGCGCGATCCGGCCATTCCAGATGGCGGGGCAGCAGGCGCTGCTGCCGATGCTCGTCCCGCAGAACCTGCTCGCGCGCGCGATGGCGCTGAGCACGGTGGTCCAGCAGGTGTGCGTGATCGTGGGTCCTGCGCTTGGCGGCCTGCTGTTCGCGACCGGCATCAACGCGCTTTATCTGACTTGTGCGACGCTTTTTTGCACGAGCGCGGTGATGTATGCCTTGATCCGCTACGAATACGTCGCGCCGCCGCGCGAACCGGTAACGACCGACTCGGTGCTTGCGGGCTTGCGCTTCGTATGGAGCCATCCGTTGTTGCTGGGCGGCATCTCGCTCGATCTGTTCGCCGTGCTGTTTGGTGGCGCCACCGCATTGCTGCCGGTGTATGCGAAGGAACTTCTGCACGTGGGGCCGCAAGGCCTCGGCTTGTTGCGCTCGGCGCCCGCCGTGGGCGCGCTCGCTGTCGGCCTCGTGCTGTCACGCCGGGCGATCGGCAATGGGGTCGGCAAGAAGCTGCTGGTTGCGGTCGCGACGTATGGCGTCTGCATTGCCGCCTTCGGGTTGTCGCGCTCGTTTTTGCTGTCGCTTGCGCTGCTCGCGGTCTCGGGCGCGGCCGACACGGTCAGCGTCGTCGTCCGGCAAACGCTGATTCAGCTCGAAACGCCGGACCGCATGCGCGGACGCGTCGCTGCGGTGAACACGCTCTTCGTTGGCGCGAGCAATCAACTGGGAGAATTCGAATCGGGCTTGAGTGCGACCGCGTTGGGTCCGGTCGCCTCTGTCGTCGCCGGCGGATGTGCGACGGTTCTTGTGAGCATCGCGTGGAGCCGGTTTTTCCGGCCGCTCGCCGAACGCGACACATTGCACGGAGGGAGCGGCACGACTTAA
- a CDS encoding nitroreductase, which translates to MFTDDIETAHELTELERIMMSRFANRFYLNREVDPAVVKGILNAARYAATGANVQPWRVHVAAGPAKERLVDALGTAHATSPDDHASEYRYLPEPLPEPFASRRREFGAVFFGSLGIGPQDTAARAANTARNCRFFDAPVALIFTIDRRLEKGSWLDLGMFIQNVMLAAKARGLDTCTQEFLARYHAVIREQLTLAPEELVVCTMAMGYGDPEWAKKRPQMPKLPVEAFASFHGF; encoded by the coding sequence ATGTTCACCGACGATATTGAAACCGCACACGAACTGACCGAACTCGAACGGATCATGATGAGCCGGTTTGCGAACCGGTTCTATCTGAATCGCGAAGTCGATCCGGCCGTCGTGAAGGGCATTCTCAACGCCGCGCGCTACGCGGCGACCGGCGCGAACGTGCAGCCGTGGCGCGTTCACGTCGCCGCCGGACCCGCGAAGGAGCGGCTGGTCGATGCGCTCGGTACCGCGCACGCGACTTCGCCGGACGATCACGCGTCCGAGTATCGTTACCTGCCGGAGCCGCTGCCCGAACCGTTTGCATCGCGTCGACGCGAGTTCGGCGCCGTGTTCTTCGGTTCGCTCGGCATCGGCCCGCAGGACACCGCCGCGCGCGCGGCGAATACGGCGCGCAACTGCCGGTTCTTCGACGCGCCCGTCGCACTGATCTTCACGATCGATCGTCGTCTCGAGAAAGGAAGCTGGCTGGACCTGGGGATGTTCATCCAGAACGTGATGCTCGCGGCCAAGGCGCGCGGGCTGGACACGTGTACGCAGGAATTCCTGGCGCGCTATCACGCGGTGATTCGCGAGCAGCTGACGCTCGCGCCCGAGGAGCTGGTGGTGTGCACGATGGCAATGGGCTATGGCGATCCGGAGTGGGCGAAGAAGCGTCCGCAGATGCCGAAGCTGCCCGTTGAAGCGTTCGCATCGTTTCACGGGTTCTGA
- a CDS encoding cupin domain-containing protein, with the protein MNIRNIQSIATAACAGIAFGIAVPAAAHGTGETVTPNFRHAIPNLPGKTLTAVVVDYAPGAASPAHRHAGSAFIYAYVLSGDIESQVDDGPTRVYHTGESFFEAPGAVHRVSRNASTSRPARLLAVFVADSDDTVLTTPVK; encoded by the coding sequence ATGAACATTCGGAACATTCAGTCGATTGCAACTGCCGCATGCGCAGGCATCGCGTTCGGCATCGCGGTGCCTGCCGCGGCGCACGGCACCGGTGAAACCGTCACGCCGAACTTCCGGCACGCGATTCCCAACCTTCCCGGCAAGACCTTGACGGCCGTCGTCGTGGACTACGCGCCGGGCGCAGCATCGCCGGCGCACCGGCATGCGGGCTCCGCTTTCATCTATGCGTACGTGTTGTCCGGCGACATCGAATCGCAGGTCGACGACGGCCCGACGCGCGTCTATCACACCGGCGAAAGCTTCTTCGAAGCACCGGGCGCGGTGCATCGCGTCAGCCGCAATGCGAGCACATCGCGGCCGGCCCGGTTGCTCGCGGTATTCGTCGCCGACAGCGACGACACGGTCCTGACCACCCCGGTCAAGTAA
- a CDS encoding DUF4148 domain-containing protein: MNSLIKAAVIAIAVFVPAIGFAQSTAALTRAQVRAELAELESVGYNPLADCPAGECRESLQQAEARLEEQRKVATAYGPDPKGTAQSGK; this comes from the coding sequence ATGAACTCGTTGATCAAAGCTGCTGTCATTGCCATCGCCGTCTTCGTACCGGCCATCGGCTTCGCACAATCCACGGCTGCGCTCACACGCGCCCAGGTTCGCGCGGAGCTCGCCGAACTGGAAAGCGTCGGCTATAACCCGCTCGCCGATTGCCCGGCAGGGGAATGCCGTGAAAGCCTTCAGCAGGCAGAAGCGAGGCTCGAGGAGCAACGCAAGGTCGCGACGGCGTATGGCCCGGATCCGAAGGGTACGGCGCAGTCGGGAAAATGA
- a CDS encoding DUF72 domain-containing protein: protein MSILVGTASWADKTLIECGAFYPPGFKSAEARLRYYASVFPVVEVDSSYYAMPSATNSALWVERTPPGFVFDMKAFRLFTGHQTEPRFFPKDLQAELPSTGKKNLYYKDVPAPIVEELWSRFFEALRPLHDAGKLGAVLFQFPHWVTAAPKSRAHVEHCAERMHPLLTAFEFRHESWFDEKHRESTLAMERAHGIVHVIVDAPEGVTKRVHSVWEATSSELAIVRLHGRNAATWNGSATVAERFNYEYSDDELRDLAGPITAIAGRAAQTHVLFNNCYRDVAQRNARTMMRMVDAAGARP from the coding sequence ATGTCGATACTCGTAGGGACGGCTTCCTGGGCCGACAAGACGCTGATCGAATGCGGCGCTTTTTACCCGCCCGGCTTCAAGAGCGCGGAGGCGCGGCTGCGGTATTACGCGAGCGTGTTTCCGGTGGTCGAGGTGGATTCGTCGTACTACGCGATGCCGAGCGCGACGAACAGTGCGCTCTGGGTCGAGCGGACGCCGCCGGGCTTCGTGTTCGACATGAAGGCGTTCCGGCTCTTCACCGGCCATCAGACGGAGCCGAGATTCTTTCCGAAGGATCTGCAGGCCGAGCTGCCGAGCACCGGCAAAAAGAACCTCTACTACAAGGACGTGCCGGCGCCGATCGTCGAGGAATTGTGGTCGCGCTTCTTCGAGGCGCTGCGGCCGTTGCACGACGCAGGCAAGCTCGGCGCCGTGCTGTTTCAGTTTCCGCACTGGGTGACCGCGGCGCCGAAGTCGCGCGCGCACGTCGAGCACTGCGCCGAGCGCATGCATCCGCTGCTCACCGCATTCGAATTCCGGCACGAGAGCTGGTTCGACGAGAAGCATCGCGAGTCGACGCTGGCGATGGAGCGCGCGCACGGGATCGTGCACGTGATCGTCGATGCGCCGGAAGGCGTGACGAAGCGCGTGCACTCGGTGTGGGAGGCGACGTCGAGCGAGCTCGCGATCGTGCGGCTGCATGGCCGCAACGCGGCGACCTGGAACGGCTCGGCGACGGTGGCCGAGCGGTTCAACTACGAGTACAGCGACGACGAACTGCGAGATCTGGCGGGGCCGATCACGGCAATTGCCGGGCGCGCTGCGCAGACGCACGTGTTGTTCAATAACTGCTACCGCGATGTCGCGCAGCGCAATGCGCGGACGATGATGCGGATGGTCGATGCGGCGGGCGCCCGGCCGTGA
- a CDS encoding patatin-like phospholipase family protein — protein sequence MQTSASTEDHRPHVALALQGGGAIGAFQAGVLEALDTAGVHIDACCGASIGAINAALFFGNEPACRIERLRAFWDAISVPDGLSHAVSVGWLLPFIDDATMRRALAEAEQGYAMMAGLPGFFSRRLVVPVLRGNGNPANASVFDMQPLLRTLAALCDFDRLNASSTRVSVVATHVASGDAHFFDNRDTRLDVTRIAASSALPPWFAPVKIDDEWYWDGSLSAGLPLKRIVETAPADRPTVVLRADLWSGEGAVPDNMTDVEIRQKNILQASRAALFEQGWRDVSELQATLAHALERIDARAIADDPRLAHAASRLPRHALRIVPVDYRRTQCETHFKDGQFGKAAIAEHWENGRRAAEAVLAEVG from the coding sequence ATGCAGACATCAGCCAGCACTGAAGATCATAGGCCACATGTCGCGCTCGCCCTGCAAGGCGGCGGCGCGATCGGCGCGTTTCAGGCGGGCGTGCTCGAGGCGCTCGATACCGCCGGCGTGCACATCGATGCGTGCTGCGGCGCATCGATCGGCGCGATCAACGCGGCGCTGTTCTTTGGCAACGAGCCTGCCTGCAGGATCGAGCGGCTGCGCGCGTTCTGGGATGCGATCTCGGTCCCCGACGGCTTGTCGCATGCGGTATCGGTCGGCTGGCTGCTGCCGTTCATCGACGATGCGACGATGCGGCGCGCGCTCGCGGAAGCGGAGCAAGGCTACGCGATGATGGCCGGGCTGCCGGGCTTTTTCAGCCGCCGGCTCGTGGTGCCCGTGCTGCGCGGCAACGGCAACCCGGCCAACGCGAGCGTGTTCGACATGCAGCCGCTGTTGCGCACGCTCGCGGCACTGTGCGATTTCGATCGTCTCAATGCAAGCAGTACGCGCGTGAGCGTGGTGGCTACGCACGTCGCGAGCGGCGACGCGCATTTTTTCGACAATCGGGACACGCGTCTGGACGTGACGCGCATCGCTGCATCGAGCGCGCTGCCGCCGTGGTTTGCGCCCGTGAAGATCGACGACGAATGGTACTGGGACGGTTCGCTGTCCGCGGGCCTGCCGCTGAAGCGCATCGTCGAAACGGCGCCCGCGGACAGACCGACGGTCGTGCTGCGCGCGGATCTCTGGAGCGGCGAAGGCGCCGTTCCGGACAACATGACGGATGTCGAGATCCGGCAGAAAAACATCCTGCAGGCGAGCCGGGCGGCGCTGTTCGAGCAGGGATGGCGCGATGTTTCGGAACTGCAGGCGACGCTCGCCCATGCGCTGGAGCGCATCGATGCACGCGCGATCGCCGACGATCCTCGGCTGGCGCACGCCGCATCGCGGCTGCCGCGTCACGCGCTTCGGATCGTGCCGGTCGACTACCGCAGGACGCAATGCGAGACGCACTTCAAGGACGGCCAGTTCGGCAAGGCCGCGATTGCGGAGCATTGGGAGAATGGGCGGCGCGCGGCGGAGGCCGTGTTGGCGGAGGTGGGTTGA
- a CDS encoding LysR substrate-binding domain-containing protein, protein MSNLDLNLLRVFDAILRERNVLRASEAIHLSPSAVSHALSRLRAFLNDDLFVRTATGMEPTARALEMAPLVRDALVIVERAIGPKQFDPGSTQRQFCIAATDYMTAVLLPPFFRALATDAPHANVTVLPASRIDLTTQIDVGRVEIALGSFSNVPPRIQQRVLLEERDMMVIAADHPLAEREIGLRDFAALPLMVVSTGGSDDGFLSERGLTRRTEMFDRAALVAAFESIGKWPAFRIVQPHFLAIPSLLAGTQTAAIVPASLARFFALSGLVHAAELPWEPTTRALQMIWHERHADDQGHAWLRDRLADAAHDVAAANAAWDGRQPTR, encoded by the coding sequence ATGAGTAATCTCGATCTGAACTTGCTTCGTGTATTCGATGCGATCCTGCGCGAGCGCAACGTGCTGCGCGCCAGCGAGGCGATCCATCTGAGTCCGTCGGCCGTCAGCCACGCGCTGTCACGGCTTCGTGCATTTCTCAACGACGACCTGTTCGTGCGGACGGCCACCGGCATGGAGCCGACGGCGCGCGCGCTCGAGATGGCGCCGCTCGTGCGCGATGCGCTCGTGATCGTCGAGCGTGCCATCGGGCCGAAGCAGTTCGATCCCGGCAGCACGCAGCGGCAATTCTGCATCGCGGCGACCGACTACATGACCGCGGTGCTGCTGCCACCGTTCTTTCGTGCGCTGGCGACCGACGCGCCGCACGCGAACGTCACGGTGCTGCCCGCGAGCCGGATCGACCTGACCACGCAGATCGACGTCGGCCGGGTCGAGATCGCGCTCGGATCGTTTTCCAACGTGCCGCCGCGTATTCAGCAACGCGTGCTGCTGGAAGAGCGCGACATGATGGTGATCGCCGCCGATCACCCGCTCGCCGAACGGGAAATCGGGCTGAGGGACTTCGCTGCTCTGCCGCTGATGGTGGTGTCGACCGGCGGTTCCGACGACGGCTTTCTGTCCGAACGGGGGCTGACGCGCCGGACCGAGATGTTCGACCGCGCTGCGCTGGTCGCCGCGTTCGAATCGATCGGCAAATGGCCGGCGTTCAGGATCGTGCAGCCTCACTTCCTCGCGATCCCGAGCCTGCTCGCCGGCACGCAGACGGCGGCGATCGTGCCGGCATCGCTTGCGCGGTTCTTCGCGCTGTCGGGCCTCGTGCACGCGGCGGAGCTGCCGTGGGAGCCGACCACGCGTGCGCTGCAGATGATCTGGCACGAGCGGCACGCCGACGATCAGGGCCACGCGTGGCTGCGAGACAGGCTTGCGGACGCGGCGCACGACGTAGCGGCCGCGAACGCCGCATGGGACGGCCGGCAACCGACACGGTGA
- a CDS encoding RecQ family ATP-dependent DNA helicase: MQMTLDTRLRDLRRTMRERFGIGRLRGGQEAIIRSVLARRDTLATMPSGAGKSLCYQLPALHLNGVTLVVSPLISLMKDQADKLHALGIDCLLLNSTLKRKDEQSALQALRDGRTRIVFVTPERLAQPAFVDVLAGGTRVPVELVVVDEAHCVSKWGHDFRPAFLDIAHAVDTIGGPPVLALTATATPEVVDDIVHALRLRDPTIVRTGTYRPNLHYRVVHTGGGHGRREAARALELKQQRLLDLIGELQGAGIVYVATVRDVQRVWAWLAASGESVARYHGRMPARQRRDEQDRFMNGDARLIVATNAFGMGIDKPDVRFVIHYQIPGNLDAYYQETGRAGRDGEAADCVLLFDLNDRRIQQFFLAGKYPDAALVLQVFDAIAAATGDAQQEAASPSAGPARTPLSGKALAEKLTDVPSGKLDVALAMLIDARIVQRDRQHRYRLRKGAAPTQLRDAIPAAAEQFQQMRERDRKALQQMIDYAQSGRCRWRLMLEYYEEDTKIERCGTCDNCLHPPHVEPLPEVHSPAAIARRRAERVAEQTRGWSRGEKARVARFGVGEVVMATDEQVAILFPDGNVRTFVAGRVRHVLDAEPRNRNVGSTSAREDT; the protein is encoded by the coding sequence ATGCAGATGACGCTGGATACACGGCTGCGCGACCTGCGCAGGACGATGCGCGAGCGATTCGGGATTGGCCGCCTGCGCGGCGGACAGGAGGCCATCATCCGCAGCGTGCTTGCACGGCGCGATACGCTGGCCACGATGCCTTCCGGCGCCGGCAAGTCGCTCTGCTATCAGTTGCCGGCCCTGCATCTGAACGGCGTGACGCTCGTCGTTTCGCCGCTGATCTCGCTGATGAAGGATCAGGCCGACAAGCTGCATGCGCTCGGCATCGACTGCTTGCTGCTGAACAGCACCCTCAAGCGCAAGGACGAACAATCGGCGTTGCAGGCGTTGCGCGACGGCCGCACGCGAATCGTCTTCGTGACGCCGGAACGACTCGCGCAGCCCGCGTTCGTCGACGTGCTCGCGGGCGGCACGCGCGTGCCGGTCGAACTCGTCGTCGTCGACGAAGCGCACTGCGTGTCGAAGTGGGGCCATGATTTCCGGCCGGCCTTTCTCGACATCGCGCATGCCGTCGACACGATCGGCGGCCCGCCCGTCCTGGCGCTGACGGCCACCGCGACGCCCGAGGTCGTCGACGACATCGTGCACGCACTGCGGCTGCGCGACCCCACGATCGTGCGTACCGGGACGTACCGGCCTAACCTGCACTACCGCGTCGTACACACCGGCGGCGGGCACGGACGCCGCGAAGCCGCGCGCGCGCTCGAACTCAAGCAGCAGCGCCTGCTCGATCTGATCGGCGAACTGCAGGGCGCGGGCATCGTCTATGTCGCGACCGTGCGCGACGTGCAACGCGTATGGGCGTGGCTGGCGGCGAGCGGCGAAAGCGTCGCGCGCTACCACGGGCGGATGCCGGCCAGGCAACGCCGTGACGAGCAAGACCGCTTCATGAACGGCGACGCGCGCCTGATCGTCGCGACGAACGCCTTCGGCATGGGCATCGACAAGCCGGACGTCCGCTTCGTCATCCACTACCAGATCCCCGGCAATCTGGACGCGTATTACCAGGAAACCGGGCGCGCCGGGCGCGACGGCGAAGCCGCCGACTGCGTGCTGCTGTTCGACCTCAACGATCGCCGCATCCAGCAGTTCTTCCTCGCCGGGAAGTATCCCGATGCCGCACTGGTATTGCAGGTGTTCGATGCGATCGCGGCAGCGACCGGCGACGCGCAGCAGGAAGCCGCGTCGCCCTCGGCTGGACCGGCACGCACGCCGCTGTCGGGAAAAGCGCTCGCGGAAAAGCTGACGGACGTTCCGTCCGGCAAGCTCGACGTCGCGCTCGCGATGCTGATCGACGCGCGCATCGTTCAGCGCGACCGCCAGCATCGCTACCGGTTGCGCAAGGGCGCGGCGCCGACGCAACTGCGCGACGCGATTCCGGCGGCCGCAGAGCAATTCCAGCAGATGCGCGAACGCGATCGCAAGGCATTGCAGCAGATGATCGATTACGCGCAAAGCGGACGCTGCCGCTGGCGACTGATGCTCGAGTACTACGAGGAAGACACGAAGATCGAACGCTGCGGCACTTGCGACAACTGCCTGCATCCGCCGCATGTCGAGCCGCTACCCGAAGTGCATTCGCCGGCCGCGATCGCGCGCCGCCGTGCCGAGCGCGTGGCCGAGCAGACGCGCGGATGGTCCCGTGGAGAGAAAGCGCGCGTCGCGCGATTCGGTGTCGGCGAGGTCGTCATGGCGACCGACGAGCAGGTCGCGATCCTGTTTCCCGATGGCAACGTGCGCACGTTCGTTGCGGGTCGCGTGCGACATGTGCTCGATGCCGAGCCGCGCAATCGCAACGTGGGAAGCACATCGGCACGTGAGGACACATAG
- a CDS encoding DUF4863 family protein — MSEASTAHPRDQLIARCLPFLEEVKDMTAGTEAEQWLNARYGVESALYKDLARLITLGVEQGWAADVEIAGPKYRRARLMPPVAETFYFSITAVLMDSTGNTQRNPEHAFRGDYHAHPYGEFNLVVPLDDGAALAGPNGWCYGGWTAPAPGSHHFPEAKGGAVIALFFLPAGRIAYDVKPPAH, encoded by the coding sequence ATGTCCGAAGCATCCACTGCACACCCGCGAGATCAGCTGATCGCGCGTTGCCTGCCGTTTCTCGAAGAAGTCAAAGACATGACCGCGGGCACCGAGGCGGAGCAATGGCTCAACGCCAGGTACGGCGTCGAAAGCGCGTTGTACAAGGATCTTGCGCGCCTGATTACGCTCGGCGTCGAACAAGGCTGGGCAGCCGACGTCGAAATCGCCGGCCCGAAGTATCGCCGCGCGCGACTCATGCCGCCCGTCGCCGAAACGTTCTATTTCAGCATCACGGCCGTGCTGATGGACAGTACCGGCAATACGCAACGCAACCCGGAGCACGCATTTCGCGGCGATTATCACGCGCATCCGTATGGCGAGTTCAATCTCGTCGTGCCGCTCGACGACGGCGCGGCGCTCGCGGGCCCGAATGGATGGTGTTACGGCGGCTGGACCGCCCCCGCGCCCGGCAGCCATCACTTTCCGGAGGCCAAAGGCGGTGCGGTGATCGCGCTGTTCTTCTTGCCCGCCGGACGAATCGCGTACGACGTCAAGCCGCCCGCGCACTGA